The Pyrodictium delaneyi genome contains a region encoding:
- a CDS encoding PfkB family carbohydrate kinase — protein MRRFILDVFSSPTLDFIDGRLCRGGPAYYANLALQAIGALDFEVRLPYDPCIDTSWYLRTEWCLDNIDSNIMASIRGCVTMFALEEGIDRRRLRLLKRYKIEDVYPGGVAALVSPVLYEYGFDVVTRIASHYSLSILDLQGFARLHDGHNVVSFSELALQFASIADSNRFTSVKASIEDINNMLMLERLLNYSSSSSNTALIITNGPKGVFVTYEDYTFIVKPRPVENMPTGAGDMLATLILYSLWSGYDLDYSVLKAASAVSCILERRDKVSDKGYNLCTNAYTDGHRAKLYRLPGSCHSIDCVISAFE, from the coding sequence ATGAGGCGATTCATACTCGATGTTTTCTCTTCACCAACACTAGATTTCATAGACGGACGTCTATGCCGAGGAGGGCCAGCATACTATGCAAACCTAGCCCTCCAAGCCATTGGAGCCTTGGACTTTGAGGTTAGACTACCATATGATCCATGTATTGATACTAGCTGGTATCTTAGGACTGAATGGTGCTTAGACAACATTGATAGCAATATCATGGCTAGCATACGTGGCTGCGTAACCATGTTTGCACTCGAAGAGGGTATAGATAGGAGGAGACTGAGATTACTCAAGCGGTATAAGATTGAAGATGTTTACCCGGGTGGAGTTGCTGCACTCGTATCGCCAGTCCTCTACGAATACGGTTTCGATGTCGTCACCCGTATAGCTAGCCATTATAGCTTATCCATACTCGATTTGCAAGGCTTCGCCAGGCTACATGACGGTCATAATGTGGTAAGCTTTAGCGAGCTTGCCTTACAATTTGCCTCTATAGCCGATAGCAATCGGTTTACATCAGTTAAAGCTAGTATAGAGGACATAAACAATATGTTGATGCTGGAGAGGCTGCTCAACTACAGCTCCTCATCTAGCAACACGGCACTCATTATAACAAATGGGCCGAAGGGAGTGTTTGTAACATATGAAGACTACACTTTCATCGTAAAACCACGCCCGGTTGAGAATATGCCTACAGGTGCAGGCGATATGCTAGCTACACTCATTCTCTATAGTCTTTGGAGTGGCTATGATCTCGACTACTCTGTATTAAAAGCAGCTTCAGCAGTATCGTGCATTCTCGAAAGAAGAGATAAAGTATCTGATAAAGGGTATAATTTGTGTACAAATGCATACACAGATGGACACAGAGCCAAACTATACAGACTACCAGGTAGTTGCCACAGCATTGATTGTGTCATCTCGGCTTTTGAGTAA
- the lrs14 gene encoding HTH-type transcriptional regulator Lrs14, with the protein MAGILEFRLKLPTGREAALVEGLRFCYDLSETDAIILFELLKGGEYTVDDLTRELRLSKATVNRSLSKLVEIGFVSRAREKRAGVGRPRYRYYVEDPRKVIMRVIEDFERCSSAFKEALQELLQVIEEERAKRKRQQA; encoded by the coding sequence GTGGCGGGTATACTCGAATTTAGGCTAAAGCTTCCAACAGGACGCGAAGCTGCTCTTGTAGAGGGGTTACGCTTCTGTTACGACTTGAGCGAGACAGATGCAATAATCCTCTTCGAGCTACTCAAGGGTGGAGAGTATACAGTTGATGACCTTACACGTGAACTACGCCTAAGCAAGGCTACCGTGAACAGAAGCCTCTCTAAACTAGTCGAAATAGGATTCGTATCAAGAGCTAGAGAAAAACGCGCAGGCGTAGGAAGGCCGCGTTACCGTTACTATGTAGAAGATCCGCGAAAGGTTATAATGAGGGTAATAGAGGACTTTGAGAGATGCTCATCAGCCTTCAAGGAAGCCTTACAGGAACTCCTACAGGTAATAGAGGAGGAGAGAGCCAAAAGGAAAAGACAACAAGCTTAA
- a CDS encoding ZPR1 zinc finger domain-containing protein — MQSTDIDAREPQKINEMIIECPVCKEKSLKIEDYLYNMPIIGKVILTSGKCSTCGYKFNDVRLAEAGKPRKLVLKIERPEDLNALVVRASSASILIPELDLSMIPGPASEGFITTVEGVLERFLEAVDAACADPEADKTACEKARNMIEEAKQGKRKFTLVIVDPEGVSAIVSDKAREEPVSKEELAKLGYIVAED; from the coding sequence GTGCAGAGCACTGACATCGACGCAAGAGAGCCTCAGAAGATAAATGAGATGATAATAGAGTGTCCAGTTTGCAAGGAGAAATCTCTGAAAATAGAAGACTATCTTTACAACATGCCTATCATAGGTAAGGTTATATTGACAAGTGGTAAGTGTAGCACTTGCGGCTATAAGTTTAATGACGTTAGACTTGCTGAAGCAGGTAAACCTCGAAAGCTTGTACTGAAGATTGAAAGACCAGAGGACTTGAACGCTCTTGTGGTTAGAGCCTCCTCCGCTTCCATACTTATTCCTGAACTAGACCTTAGCATGATACCTGGTCCCGCCTCAGAGGGCTTCATAACAACTGTTGAGGGAGTACTTGAGCGTTTCCTAGAAGCTGTTGATGCTGCGTGTGCAGATCCAGAAGCCGATAAGACTGCATGCGAGAAAGCGAGAAACATGATAGAGGAAGCTAAACAAGGAAAACGGAAGTTTACACTAGTAATCGTAGATCCAGAAGGTGTAAGTGCTATAGTATCTGATAAGGCTAGAGAGGAACCAGTCAGTAAGGAGGAACTAGCAAAGCTAGGCTATATCGTGGCTGAGGACTAA
- a CDS encoding digeranylgeranylglycerophospholipid reductase — MRDRYDVIIAGLGPAGTVALWHLAKKGFSVAGFDMRKPGDIWGKPCGDALGAHHPREAGLPDPPSHVIKNKVTAIDIYSPGETTRYRVYGEGYIIDRSKFGKWLLDEAISSGAEAYLETRVLAPIIKDGKIVGLKIQANGRVREVHANVVIEATGFSRAIRMKLPREWPVYEDIDPKDMNIAYREIIEYEDYEIEEPNVIRIYLDQEVAPGGYWWYFPESRRGVNVGLGVQGGMGHPNPMTLYREKLLNHPLMKHRYHVVRSAGAPLPTRRPSNTLVGPGLLVIGDAGYTVNPVHGGGMGYAFRAAHYAVLAIEEAHDKNDFSEHGLWSLNIRYMKDIGGKQAALDIFRRFLQRLSNDEIRFGMEKRLIPEQDVYYTSSKGDLNISVVDKAMIVLRGLQRPGLLAKLKLVADYMKSIKQLYEEYPEEPDKLSDWVRRVDALVSEFEKKLEK; from the coding sequence ATGCGCGATAGATATGATGTCATCATAGCTGGCCTAGGTCCTGCTGGCACTGTAGCTCTCTGGCATCTAGCGAAGAAGGGGTTCAGTGTAGCAGGCTTTGATATGAGAAAGCCTGGCGACATATGGGGTAAACCTTGCGGTGACGCTCTTGGCGCACATCATCCACGCGAGGCAGGCCTGCCAGATCCGCCGAGTCATGTTATAAAGAACAAAGTGACAGCGATAGACATCTACTCGCCCGGCGAGACGACAAGATACCGCGTATATGGCGAGGGCTACATTATTGACCGGTCTAAGTTCGGTAAGTGGCTTCTTGACGAAGCCATTTCTAGCGGAGCCGAGGCCTACCTCGAGACCCGAGTCCTCGCCCCCATAATCAAGGACGGTAAAATCGTTGGGCTAAAGATCCAGGCTAACGGCCGCGTACGAGAGGTCCATGCTAACGTAGTTATTGAGGCTACAGGTTTCTCCCGAGCTATTCGGATGAAGCTACCTAGAGAGTGGCCCGTCTACGAGGACATTGACCCGAAGGATATGAATATTGCCTATAGGGAGATAATCGAGTACGAAGACTATGAGATTGAAGAACCTAATGTAATAAGGATATACCTGGACCAAGAAGTGGCACCTGGAGGGTACTGGTGGTACTTCCCAGAATCACGACGCGGTGTGAATGTTGGCCTGGGTGTACAGGGCGGCATGGGCCACCCCAACCCAATGACACTGTATCGCGAGAAGCTGCTAAATCATCCACTCATGAAGCACCGCTACCATGTAGTGAGGTCGGCAGGCGCACCTCTACCTACACGCCGTCCATCTAACACACTAGTTGGACCAGGTCTACTAGTCATAGGAGACGCAGGCTATACAGTCAACCCTGTGCATGGCGGAGGTATGGGCTATGCTTTCCGGGCAGCTCACTACGCTGTCCTGGCTATAGAGGAGGCACATGACAAGAACGACTTCAGCGAACACGGGCTCTGGAGCCTAAACATACGTTACATGAAGGATATAGGAGGAAAACAGGCAGCTCTTGACATCTTTAGGAGGTTTCTACAGAGGCTCAGCAACGATGAAATACGATTTGGCATGGAGAAGAGGCTCATTCCGGAACAAGACGTATACTATACGAGCAGTAAGGGTGACCTCAACATATCAGTAGTAGATAAGGCTATGATAGTGCTACGTGGCCTGCAGAGGCCGGGCCTATTGGCTAAGCTGAAGCTCGTAGCAGACTACATGAAGAGCATAAAGCAGCTCTATGAGGAGTACCCAGAGGAGCCGGATAAGCTTAGCGACTGGGTTAGAAGAGTAGATGCACTAGTTAGCGAGTTCGAGAAGAAGCTCGAGAAGTAG
- a CDS encoding ribbon-helix-helix domain-containing protein, with the protein MAGRQKVYDVDNVFDIPVPPPKKVVSVKLEVDIIEEMDRVWRSLGYASRSEFIREAILYYMQVVMSNQAVARTASMDIVAAESDSGDYQTEEDVEEF; encoded by the coding sequence ATGGCTGGGAGACAGAAAGTGTATGATGTTGATAACGTGTTTGACATTCCAGTGCCGCCGCCTAAGAAGGTCGTATCAGTAAAACTTGAAGTAGACATAATAGAGGAGATGGATCGCGTATGGCGTTCACTGGGGTATGCAAGTAGGAGCGAGTTCATACGAGAAGCCATACTATATTATATGCAAGTAGTCATGTCCAATCAAGCAGTAGCTAGGACTGCAAGTATGGATATTGTCGCTGCAGAGAGCGACTCTGGTGACTATCAAACTGAGGAAGACGTAGAAGAGTTTTAA
- the hsp20 gene encoding archaeal heat shock protein Hsp20 — MSFIWRRRFSDIFDEIEEMIREMERLAMNMFEEFEARASQLQGREIKGPIVYGVRITIGPDGKPIIEEFGNVKRRGRRAIIEERLEPLVDVIDEKDRVVVVAEIPGVDKDKIDVRVKDGKLIIKAENKDRKYYKEIELPPGIKPETAKARYKNGVLEVTIEKEKTEEKDEGGLKIKVE, encoded by the coding sequence ATGTCCTTCATATGGCGTCGCAGATTTAGTGACATATTCGATGAGATTGAGGAAATGATTAGAGAGATGGAACGTCTAGCCATGAACATGTTCGAAGAGTTTGAGGCTAGGGCAAGCCAGCTACAAGGTAGAGAGATAAAGGGCCCAATAGTTTACGGTGTCAGGATAACGATAGGGCCGGATGGCAAACCAATAATTGAGGAATTTGGTAATGTGAAGAGACGTGGACGTAGGGCTATAATAGAGGAGAGACTTGAGCCACTAGTCGACGTGATCGACGAAAAGGACCGCGTGGTAGTTGTCGCCGAGATACCTGGAGTAGATAAAGACAAGATAGACGTAAGAGTAAAGGATGGCAAGCTAATAATTAAGGCAGAGAACAAGGATAGGAAGTACTACAAGGAGATAGAACTACCGCCTGGTATAAAGCCTGAAACAGCGAAGGCTCGTTACAAGAATGGCGTGCTAGAGGTGACAATAGAGAAGGAAAAGACCGAAGAGAAAGATGAAGGTGGCTTAAAGATAAAAGTAGAGTAA
- a CDS encoding stage II sporulation protein M: MADSPWSRAIRLAFILNLVIYMVGFVAGFTSPNANMLESALKSFSGIENLPLFHRYVLIAVNNIALAFILVVSSSIVIPGLAIIAYNGYVLGTLTALWLHVDQPIWRLLMLILPHGIIELTALFYTSSIGLSIAIILMSNKKREGIIERALASLPIAVYLLLLAAAVEVLLTPRLASSLI, from the coding sequence ATGGCGGATAGTCCTTGGAGCCGTGCTATTAGATTAGCGTTTATACTAAATCTAGTCATCTATATGGTTGGGTTTGTTGCTGGATTTACTTCGCCGAATGCAAACATGCTTGAGTCGGCACTGAAGAGCTTTAGTGGAATAGAAAACCTTCCTCTATTTCATCGCTATGTTCTCATAGCTGTCAACAACATAGCTCTTGCTTTCATACTAGTAGTATCATCTAGCATTGTAATACCTGGTCTAGCTATTATAGCCTATAACGGCTATGTATTAGGTACCCTAACTGCGCTATGGCTCCATGTAGACCAGCCCATATGGAGGCTGTTGATGCTAATACTCCCCCACGGGATTATAGAGCTTACAGCTCTGTTCTATACATCCTCTATAGGTTTATCGATAGCAATTATACTCATGAGTAACAAGAAGCGTGAAGGTATCATAGAGCGGGCCTTAGCTAGTCTCCCTATAGCTGTATACTTGCTTCTCCTCGCAGCAGCTGTTGAAGTATTACTGACGCCTCGCTTAGCATCTTCTTTAATTTAA